Below is a genomic region from Chloroflexota bacterium.
TGCGCTGAAGTACACGCCAACGGGCGGCGAGGTAACCCTGTCCCTCCAGCGCGAGCCCGGCTGGGTCTGCATCTCCGTCGCCGACACCGGCATCGGCATCCCGCCCGAAGACCTTCCGCACATCTTTGAGCGGTTCTATCGCTCGGACAAAGCGCGCACCCGCGGCAAAGGCGGGACGGGCCTCGGCCTGGCCATCGCCAAGTGGATCGCCGAGGCCCACAACGGGCGCATCATCGTGGAGAGCGCCCCCGGCAAGGGCAGCACCTTCACGGTCTGGCTCCCGTCGCCCGCCTGAAACGGCACACCGTTAGTACGCCTGGTTGTCCATGACCACCGGCAGGAACCGCCGGAAGATGCGCACCAGCCCGTACCAGTAGCCCAGGTTCGCCTTGTAGTTGGCGCTTGTCATCGTGCCGATGACCGTCTGCCCTACGGTAAAGTGGGCCACGTAGTTGGACGACGTGGACGTGCCCCCGCCATTGCTCGTCCCTGGCGTGAACCAGTCCAGCCGGTAGTTGGACGACGTCATCGCCACGGCCCCCAGCGCCAGCGCCACGGCCACCACAAGGAGCAGCCCCATGCGCGCGAATCTGCGTCTCATGGCCGCCCTCCTAGTACAGGTGGTGATGGCCGAGTTGGATGCGCACGCCGCCCAACTGGATGTAGGTACTGTCGTCGGCGAAGTACAAGTTGAAGTACAGGCCGAGAATGCCCTGGCTTGCCGACAGGACATTGTTCACCGCTAGCGTGTAGGACGTCGCCGTAGTGCTCTTGTGGTCAGTGAGATTAGAAACGAGAGTAACCCAGGAATCCGCTTTCGTTTGCTTTGTCAAGTATGTTGAGCTGATATACGCCTTACTCCCGTCCTCGCACTTGTAGTATACGGTTATGCTCTCAACGTCCACGGGCTGGCCGTACAACACGGCAGGCAGGACGATGGAGAGATACACCGTCTTGGAGCCCGGCTCGGACCCGCGCCATATTCTGACTGACCCGTTCGCATACACATCCCAGCGAGTGGTGTCACTACTCAGGTTCTTGATGATCTGCGTGCCGGGGATGAAGATATACGAGTCGGCCTTGGTCTCAATGGAGCCGTTGTTGTTGATGCGGATTTCGTCCTCGCCGCCGTCCCCGCCAAACCCCTTCAGCAGTAGCCCGGTACCCCGGTTATGGATGACCACCGAGGCGTCGCTGCTGTTGGCGTCCGCGTGAAGCGCAATACCGCTCGCGCCCCCCGCCTCCGCCTTCATCGCCGGCCCGCTCAACCCCGCGCCTTCACTCCACGCATACACGCCGATCCCGCCGCCGGAGTTCTCGCCCGACACCCCCGCGTGGTTGTTCGCGTCGCTGCGGCCGTGCACCGCGTCATGGCCCTTGCTGTACGCGTCCAGCCCCCAGCCGCTCCCGTGGTTGAACACGTTCAGGATCGCGCCGGTGGACGTCTCGCTGATCACCGCCCCGGGCCGCAGGCTCCACGCGTATGGCACCGCGTAGATCTTCTGCCGAGGCGTCATCTCCGCATCGCTCCCCACCTTGATACCCAGCCACACCTGTCGCCCGTTCAGGTCTGAGGCCTCGCACCAATCCATGTACGCGTTGAACAACCCGTTGACTGCCGTAACATTGTCTGAGTCTGAACACAGGGCTGTGCCGCCTGTCGCCGCGTCATACAAGGTCATCACGATGGTGCGCGTGCCGTTGATGGGGTTGCCGTTGCGGTCCAGCAACCGCCCCTGAATGGGAATCACATCATCCAGCGAGGTTGCCACGCCCACGTCGCCTTGAGGCAGAACGTCGTCGTCCTCCCCTGGCCCCTGGGCCAGCGTCAACCCCACCGCTCCTGCCAAGACGAGAGCCGCCACGAGGAAAACCACACCCATGAGAATCCGCTTCCGTTCCATGTCCCTACTCCTTTCGCTTTGTGGGGCGCAGTGCGCCTGGGTGGATACGCCGCACACGCGGCACACACGATTGGAGAAGCCGTTTGGAGTGAGTGGGGCGGGGCCATCTCGCCCCACAGGGGCGCAATATTCCGTAATGAGGACGCAAAGAACCGCGGCCACTCTGAGCGTATTCTAGCACAAAATCTCAACGCTTGCAAGGCGGTTTTGGGTACGTCGCATCCTAACCTCGCCCCGCCCGCACGGGGAGAACACGTAGGGCGGCTTTCCATAGCCGCCCGCCCGCCCCCTCGCCCCGCTTGCGGGCAGAGGGCTAGGGTGAGGGGCAGCCCGCCCGCCCCGCTCGCGATTTCCACGGACCCGGATTTATGCCTCCGACTCGGGTCCAAAGTTCATTGGCCGCGCCATTTGCATCGGTGCGACGCAGTTCCCGAAGTGCGTCGCAGATTGGTCGCCCACACGAGACGGAGTCGGATATACCTCTTGTCCCATTGACCTCCGCACCACCCGGTGCTATAATGGGCGCGTAGGGCTGCCCCCCGAAACCCGTGGCCCTGCGGAGTAGCGGCCATGCGAACTCTGGACCTGAGCGCCTGGAGCCAGCAGCAACTGATGTACCTGCTGATCGCCACATTTCTCGCGATCATCCTCCTCATTGTGGCGTTGTTGATCTACCTGCGCCGGACGCGCCCGCAGCCGACAAGGACCGACAAGGGCGAGATGGCCCCGCCGCCCGAGATCGTGCTGCGGCGCCGCGGATGGGCAGGCCGCATGGAGGTGATCATCGGGGGGCGCACGTACCGGCGCATGAAGGATGTGGACGATGCGGCCACGCGTCGCGCGCTGATGTTGGCCGCCGGCGACCTCGTCGCGTTCGTTGAGCCGACGGCCACGCAGGCACCTCCGCCCAAGACCAGCCCGCCCACGGCAGCCGCCGAGGCGCCCAGCACCGGCAAGTACTACGCGCCGGCGCGGGAACTGGCCCAGCAGGCGTTTCTCGCCCAACTGGAGGCGGCCAACCTCGCCGCGCCTCCGAGTGGCGGCTGGCTGGCGGTGCTCGGCAGAGGGCTGGGTTCGCGCACCACGGGCGGGGCGGCCGGCTCTTTTGTAGAGGACATTGAGCAGATTATCCAGCGAAGGTGCAAGGAGCAAAGCATTGACATGTCCGTTCATCTCCGCACCGACGGACAAGGAATCGTGCGCGTGGAGGTGGACGGCGTCCTGTACGACAGCCCCGCCGACATTCCAGACATCGCCATCCGCGAGTTGATCCGTGCTGCCGTGGGAGAGTGGGAGGCGCGCTTCTAACCCCGCAGGCCCGTCCGACGGCGCCATGCTCAAAGCCCACTCCGGCTGCAGCCCAGTGAAAGGAGTAGGGACATGGGTACCGATATGTTGCGCCTACGCGGGCCCCGCGGCCGCATCGTGCTGGCCTGGGTGTCTGTCGCGGTGGGCGTCGCCCTGGTGCTGGGACTCGCCGCCGAAGCGATGAGTCCCCCCGCGCCGCAGGCCCCGGCCGAAGCGGAGATCGTGTTCCAGGAAGCGCCTCTTGCACCCCCCGAACCCTATGAGCCGCATCCCCAGGGCGGCTACATTCCTCCGCCGGTAAACCTCTCGCACTTCCACGCCACCTGGGATGGCCCCGCCCCTGCGGCGAACCTATCGCGCTTTGACTGGCGCGAGCAGGGAAAGGTAACGTCGGTCAAAAACCAGAACCCCTGCGGCGCATGCTACGCCTTCGCCAGCATCGCCGCCTTTGAATCCAAACTCCTCATTGACAACGCAGGCACGTGGGATTTTTCGGAGAACAACGCCAAAGAGTGCGACTGGTATGCCGGCTCCTGCGGCGGTGGCAACTACTACCGCATGGCGAGTTTCTTCTCACAAGCCGGCACTGTGCTGGAATCGTGCGACCCCTACGTGCCTTCCGACGTGCCCTGCACCACGGGCTGCCCGTACCAGAAGACCCTGCTAGACTGGCGCATCGTCTCGGGCAACGCCATACCGGATACCAACACGCTGAAGAACTACATCATGACCTACGGGCCGGTGATGACCACGATGTACGCGGGCAGTTCCAACAACGCCTGGCAGCGGGAATTCAGCGCCTACGACGGCAGTTACACGCTCTACTACACCGGATCGGGCAACCCCAACCACGGTGTGCTCATCATCGGCTGGGATGACTCGCTACCGCACGCGGGCGGAACCGGCGCGTGGATCGTGAAAAACTCGTGGGGCACCAACTGGGGCGGGACGTGCGGCTTCGGCTCCGAGCGCGGCTACTTCACCATCGCCTACGGGTCGGCTAAGATCGGGGGGAATTCTGCTTTCATTTACGACTGGCAGAACTACGACACAAACGGCAGCATCCTATACTACGACGAAGCCGGATGGCAGGGCTCTTCTTGGGGTGTCGGAACTACCACCTTGTGGGGTCTTGCCAAATTCTACCCTCCCACGAACACAAATGTAACCCGCGTGGAGTTCTGGACGACCGACAGGACTACCGATGTGGATGTGTACCTGTACGGCGACTTCAACGGGACAACGCTCAGCAACCTGTTGGCCCAGAAGTTGAACAACGCCTTCAACGAGCCGGGATACCATTCGGTTGCACTGGACGCGCCGGTGCCGGTCAGCGCCGGGGATGACGTGATCGCCGTGGTGAAGGTTACCAACCAATCCTACACGTACCCCGTGGCCTCCGACCGAGACGGGCCGCACGAGACCGGCCGCACGTATATCAGCGCCAACGGGACATCGTGGACCGACCTGGGCGCCAACCATTCGCAAGATGTGGCCATCCGCATCCGCACGACCGGGCAGGCGGCGACCAGCCCCACGCCCACGCCCACGCGGACGGCAACGCCATCGGGCGGGGCGCCGGCGACCGGCCCGTGGTCGGGCACTACCAGCCGAGGCCAGCCCATGTCGTTTGACGTGCAGGGAGGCGGCGCGCAGTGGGCCAACTTCCGGCTGAAGACCGACTTCGTCGCGACCACCTGCGGCAACGCCACCGGCACCACCGAGATCACGCTATACGGTCCGGGGAGCATTACCGGCGGGCAGTTCAGCGGGGGCACCAGCACCTTCTCGTTCACCGGCCAGTTCTCGTCACCGACGGCGGCCAGCGGGACTTACGCATTCACCAATCACCAGATCATCGTAGGGCTGCCGTATCCGCCCTACATTTGCTACTACTACCTGACCCAGTCGGGAACGTGGAGCGCGACGCCTGGGAGCGCGGGCACAGCAACGCCGACGCCGACGGCGACGCGGACCCCTACCCGCACACCCACGCGCACCCCGACGGCAACGCGGACGGCGACGCGGACCCCTACCCGCACACCCACGCGCACGGCCACGCGAACTCCGACGCCGACGGCGACGCGCACGCCCACGCGCCGCCCGACGAACACCCCCGGCCCGTCGCCCACGTGGGTGCCTGGGGCACAGGCGCGGGTCTGGCTGCCCATCGCCTTCCGGGACTGGAATATGTCCGCCGCGCCCACGGCCACCGCCACGCGGACACCGACGCGGACGCCAACTCCCGGCCAGCAGGTAATCCGGATTGGGGTGGCTGCCGATCTCAGTGGGCCAGCGGCCTATGTGGGATGGCCGCAGGTCAACGCTGTGCAACTGGCCATCAACCAGACGAATGCCGCCGGCGGCGTCCGCATCGGAGGAACGTCCTACCTTTTGGAACTGGTAGCCGCGGACAGCGCCTGCAACGGGGAACTGGCTCCAGGCGCAGCCAATGATCTGATCAACGCCGGGGTGGTTGCTGTGGTGGGACACACGTGCAGCGCCGAATCCATCGCCGCCCAGCCCATTTACTACGCTGCCGGTGTGCCTATGATCTCCCCTTCGTCCAGCAATCCGGAACTGACCCTGTTAGGCTACAACACGACCTTCCGAACAGTGCCCCATGATGGCACTCCGCCGACCCTCTTGGCAACCTACCTGCGCAACTCTGCAGGCCTGTCCCGAAGCGCCATCGTGGACAGCAGCCCGGCGGTGCCCTGGTGGGGCGACTCCTACGCGGCGACCTTCACGGCGCTGGGCGGCACCATCACCAGCCGGCGCGCGGTGAACAGCACCGACGAATTCACGGCCACGCTGGCGGCTATCCAGGCGGAAAGCCCGGATGCCATCGCGAACCTGTCGCTCTCGGGGCCGGTGGAGGCCGGCCTGTTCAGCCAAATCGCCTGCGACCTGGGGATGACAGATGTGCCCGTCGGCTGGATGTCGCGGACGAACGACGAGTCGGTGTTGACCGACTACGCCAACACGGCCGGGGCGGCAGCCGAAGGCGACTACATCGCCATGTCGTTCCGACGCTTCCAGGACATGCCCGGCTGGCAGGGCTTCCTGGACGCTTACCTGGCTGCCGGGTTTCCCAACGAACCTGACCATCCAGGTGTCCACGGCGCGATTGCCTATGATACCGCCCGCATCATCATCTCCGCCATGGTCCGGTCGCAGAGCACCAGCCCTGCCGTGATTCGGGATTTCATCGCCGCGACGAGCAACTACGAGGGCGTGGTCGGCACCTATGTGGGCTTTGACGCTCACGGCGACGTCATCCCACAGTGGTCCTGGCTGGAGCAATACCGGAACGGGGCGTGGGTAGAGGTTGCCAGGGAACAGCCACCCGCGCCCACGGCCACCGCCACGCGGACACCGACGCGGACGCCAACAAGAACGCCGACGCGCACGCCAACCGCAACGCCCGGCGGAATGCCGCAAGGGCTGCATGTGCTGGACAACTACTCTCATTACGTGGACGAGATAGATTGGCTGCACATCGTGGGCGAGGTGTTCAACAACACGGCCAACGACTTCTGGCTGGTGGATGTTCCCATCGCATTCTACGATGGCAGCGGGCGGCTAATCACCGCGAATCTGGGATGGACGCCACTGGACGACCTGCCTGCGGGGGAGACAACCTGTTTCCACGCTCTTCTGCAGAACCCAACAGGGTGGGTGTACTACGAGTTCGGCCAGCCGGACGGTCTGGTGATGGGCGAGAAATGGCCGAACCTGACATTCCTGTCGCACACCGGATCTGTGGACGCCTTTGGCCAGTACCACCTCACGGGGCAGGTGCGCAACGACCACGGCTCCACAGTAGAGTGGGTGCAGGTGGCGGGGACGTTGTACAACGCTCAGGGCATCGTGGTGGGGTGCGAGTCGGCCTTCACGGACCCGGAGGACCTCAACCCATCGCAGGTCGGTGCGTTTGACATCCCATTCTTTGGGCGCAATTACTCTGACGCTGCGTCGTACAAACTCCAGGCGGACGGCGACCCGCAGTAGGCAAGCCCGCGATTCGCCACCAGTTCGGCATCCGCTAGCCACGTCCGGCCCTCCGGGCGTGGCTTTTTCATGGGAACTGCGTTATAGTCTATGGCGTCGAGTGTTTTGACAGCCGGTCGCCCATAGGCTACACTCACCGCCGGAGGAATGGGATTCCCATGGACAATCTCTTTCGTGCCCATCGGCGCCGATGGCAGCGAATCGGCGCCCTTGTTTGGGTTTGCCTCATCGTGGCGCTGGCCACCGCGCCCGGGGCCTCGGCCGCCGTGCAGCCGCTCTCCATCCGCCAAATCGCCGAGCAGGGCGATACCGGCATCGTCGGCACCGTCGTCGGCCTGGCCCCGCATTGGAACGCCGCCCACACGCTCATCGTAACCACCGTTACCCTGCGCGTGGAGCATGTGCTGAAGGATAGCGCAGGGCGGATTTCCAATCAGCCCGAGGGCGTTCCCACCCAATACTCCTTTGACATTCCCGGCGGCGAGGTGGACGGGCTGGCCCTAGGCGTATCCGACGTGGCCACGTTCAGCGTGGGTGATCGCGTCATCCTGTTCTTGCGGGACACCGACCTGCGCACCGTGGGCGGGTTCCAGGGCCGCTTCTGGGTGGACCGCGGGCGCGTGTACCGCGAAGACCTGGCGCCGATGCCGCTCGCCGACTTCCTGCGCGAACTCGCCGGCGTCCCCGGCGTGCGTGTCCCCGACGCGCTGTGGGCCGAAGCCAAGGCCGTGGACCTCACCGCCTCCGCGGCAGCGCCCGTCATCACGGGCATCACCCCCACCATCGGCCACGCGCACCAGGACGAACTGCGCAGTTCCGGCACGGGGTGCGCCGACACTTCCACGCTGGTTACCATCAACGGCTCCGGGTTCGGCGCAACCCAGGGCACCGGCCGCGTGGAATTCCTCCAGGTCGGCTCCCAACGAGTGCAGGGCTGCGTCGTGTCGTGGTCCGACTCGCAGATTCGCGTGCGCGTCCCGGGCGGGGCGTCTTCGGGGCCGGTTCGCGTCGTAACGGCGGGCGGCACCAGCAACGCGGTGAACTTCACGGTAACCTACTCCTACGCGGGGGCCAAATGGCCCAAGGGCGCCTATCCTCAGCCCATGCCCAATTTCTATTATGTCAACCCAAACACGACCGACACCACCGACGAACTGGACGCCGTCCTGGCCGCCATGAACACCTGGAGCAGCGTGGCCGGAGCCGATTTCTTCTTCCGTGATGGCGGCACGACGACCAAATCCGACGCCACCGCCGACGGCCAGAACGTGATCTCGTGGGTCAACCGCGACACAGGCTCCATCGCCACCAACTACTTCTGGTGGTACACATCAGACCCGCACACGATCATAGAGTCCGACATCGTGTTCAACGACCTGACCTACACCTGGAGCACCAACGGCGCGCCCGGCACCATGGACGTCCAGAACATCGCCACCCACGAGTTGGGCCATTCGCTGGTGCTGCTGGACTTGTACGGCTCCCCCGACACGCACAAGACCATGTACGGGTTCGCCGGTGCGGGCGAGACCAAGAAGCGTTCCCTGGAAGCGGAAGATGAGGCGGCCATCGCGTATGTGTATCCGGCGGCCGCTACGCCAACGCCGACACTAACCCCCACCCGCACGCCCACCGCCACCCGCACCCCCACGGCGACGGCTACGCCCACGCGCACGCCCACCGCCACCCGCACCCCCACGGCGACGGCTACGCCCACGCGCCGCCCGACGAACACCCCCGGCCCATCGCCCACCTGGGTGCCCGGCGCGCAGGCGCGGCTATGGCTGCCAATCATCTTCCAACAGTGGAACCTGCCGCCGCCCACGCCCACACCCACGGCGACGCGAACGCCCACCATGACGCGCACCGCCACCCGCACGCCCACGCGCACACCCGCGCTGTCGGAACTGGCGCGCGACAACGGGGCAGCCGAGGGGTACAATGAGGCCTCCACATCGGGCGACGCCGTGGCCATCGTGCTGGAAGCCGCGCCCGCCCTGTACCCAATCCGGCCCGTGTCGGTGCGGGTGATGCTGTACCCCGTTGGCGGCGCGACGAGCGTTGTCGTGAAGCCGCAGATCTACGCCATGAGCGGGGGCACTCCCGGCCCCCTCCTGGCCGAAGGCGCTCCGCAGACGATCACAACCTTCCATCCGAACTGGGCCACCGTGGACCTCTCGTCGGCAGGACTCGTCTTGCTGAGTCCCCAGCCGGTGCTCGTCGCCATTCGCTACCAGAGCGGCACCGTGGGCACAACGCCGTCCGTTACCATGGACTCTTCGGCGATCATCCCAATAGGGGCGAACTTCTACGACCGCGGCCTCGGTTGGGAAGAGCACTATGCGTTCTGGCAGTACCCCTGGAGCGTGGGCTACAACATGATCCGCCTGGTGGTGCAGACCAACGTGCAATGAGCGCGGGCCGCCGTACCGCCTCCACCGCCGGACACGCAGGGCGGCTTTCCATAGCCGCCCGCCCGTCCCCTCGCCCCGCCTGCGGGGAGAGGGTTAGGGTGAGGAATGACCCGCGCACGCAAAACATGTAGGGCGGCTTTCCATAGCCGCCCCGCTGTCCCCTCGCCCCGCTCGCGACGAAAGGGCCAGGGTGAGGGGTCGCCCTCACCCTTCGCGGCGCAGTTTCGCCCGATCGCCCAGGGCGCGCCGCACGATCTCCCGAAAGCGTGCGACCTGCTCATCCGAGGCGAAGCACGTCTTGGGCAGGAAGACCGCCCCCTGGCGAGGCAGCAGCAACAGGAAATCGTGAGGCGTCTCCACCACTTTGGCGAACGTGTCCCACGTACCCGTCTGCTCGTTGCGCCCCCGATCCGAGGTAACGCGCTGCACGAACCCGTCGTCGGAGAAAACGTAGAAGATGCGCTCGTTGTTGGCGCGCTGGCGGGCGATGACGCGAGCGCCCTGCCGCCGCAGCGACAACCACAGCACCACCGGCACCAGCAGGAACAGCAGGATAGGAGCCTGGGCCAGCAGCGCCCGCCCGAACCCCATGGCCGCGGCGTCGCGTATGGCCAGGTACATCGCGTACACAATCGCCACTGCGGTCAGGGTGAGGATTGCGACAAATGTGGGTTGGGTGAACAGCAGGCGCGTGGTGGCGCGGATGTAATCCGTCAGGTCAAAGCGGAGTTCCACCTCTACGTTTTCGCTCGGCATGGGGCCTCCTACGGGCGATGTCCCTCGGCGGGGCAATGGCATTGTAGCAGCGCCGTCGCGGGGCGTCAATTCGCGTCCATGCCCGAAGTTTGGCTGCGCGGTCCATTGCCGCTATACTTGCGCCATGACGCAGGAACCCGACTACTACGCCATTCTACAGGTGCACCCCAACGCCGAGCCGGAGGTGATTGACGCGGCCTATCGGCGGCTGGCGGCCAAGTATCACCCCGACGTGAACCCGAGTGCCGATGCCACGGCCCGCATGCAGCAGATCAACGAGGCGCACCGCGTGCTCAGCGACCCGTCGCTGCGCGCCGCCTACGACGCGCGCCGCGCCCGTGCGGTGTCGCGCCCCGCGCCGCCCGACGCCCCGCGCGCCGACCTGTGGCAGCAGGCGCGCAGCATCATTGGCTGGTTTCTGGTGCTGGTGCTGTTAGGGGAAATCTATCGGCGCGTGGGCGGCCGCGGCCTTCTGCTCATCCTCGTCCTCGGCGGCGTGTTCTATCTCCTCTGGAAGTCGCGCCGCATCTTCTAGCCCCGCCGCTACGACCAGAACCGCACCGCGTCCACCATGAACGTCTCAAAGTTGATGGTGCCGCGGTAGAACTGCAGGGAGTAGTAGGCAATGTCGGCGGCGCGTAGGCCCGGCGACGAGTCGGCGGGGAAGTTGACGAACCCCGCCCCCCACGGCGTGCCCCACTGCCACGTCAGGTAGTCGCCCGAAGCCAGGTTGCCCAGGATGAGGAAGTAGTACATGGGGTAGATGGGCACGGTGCTCCCAACCTGCGTGCGCACGCCCCCGATGCACTTGTACCCCTTGATGCCCGCGCCCGACATCTCAAACTCCGTGTAGTTGTCGGCGTCCCTCACCGAACGGAGCACGAATTTGGCGCTGGTGGCCGGATAGAAGAACACGAGCGCCATCTTGTAGCGCGGCAGTTTGCCCGGGTCCGTGCAGCGCAGTTCGGCGGGGTTCGGGTTCGCGCCGGTGGACTGCCAAACGTACAGCCAGTGTGGGTACATGCTCACGCTCCAGCCCGATCCGGTGGCCGCGCCGGGTTCCGCGGCCCATGCCCAGCCGTTGGCGCCGATGGGGCTGGCGGTGAACTCGGTGTCGTGGACGTTGGGCGACGACGGGGCGGCGACGCGGTTGTACCATCGGGATGCGAGCGACGCCGGGCCGAAGGCATTGTCCAGGCGGTCGTGCGCGTGCTGAATGGTCTGATCGGGGCTGGCGAGGGCCGCGCGCGACGCGACGATCAGGGCCTGGTCGGGCGGGTCGGCCGGGTTGGCCCAGACCTCCACCAGCGCGCCCGGGGCGAGCATGGCGGCGTCCACGTGGGTCGCCACGCGCACCGACTCGGTGCGGCGGTCGGCGTCGCCCCAGTACTCTACCACGGCGACGCGCGCGTTGGCGTCAAATGAGCGCACGATGGCTTTGCGCAGCACGGCAGCCTCCCCGATGGGATTCCACGGTAGCCGCAATGTAGCGCAGCCCATCGGGCTTGATAAGGGCGACGGGGTCAGAAGCCGAAGGCGCATGGGTTTGCCCGTAGGTTCGCCCGACGCGGAAACATCAGGCTGAACGGGCCAAGCCCTGCGGGCTGGCGTCATCCACGAATAACACGAATCCACACGAAGGGTGTTGGGCCTGCCCGCAGGGGCGACCCGCGGGTCCCCCTGCGCGGTGCGCCGCGCAAACGCCCCTCACCCTAGCCCTCTCCCGCGGCGGGAGAGGGAACGACAGCCCGCCCGCTCGCACGCGCCACCCCCTTCTCTCCCCGCCTGCGGGGAGAGAAGGGGGCCAGGGGGATGT
It encodes:
- a CDS encoding J domain-containing protein, whose amino-acid sequence is MTQEPDYYAILQVHPNAEPEVIDAAYRRLAAKYHPDVNPSADATARMQQINEAHRVLSDPSLRAAYDARRARAVSRPAPPDAPRADLWQQARSIIGWFLVLVLLGEIYRRVGGRGLLLILVLGGVFYLLWKSRRIF
- a CDS encoding YcxB family protein, producing the protein MPSENVEVELRFDLTDYIRATTRLLFTQPTFVAILTLTAVAIVYAMYLAIRDAAAMGFGRALLAQAPILLFLLVPVVLWLSLRRQGARVIARQRANNERIFYVFSDDGFVQRVTSDRGRNEQTGTWDTFAKVVETPHDFLLLLPRQGAVFLPKTCFASDEQVARFREIVRRALGDRAKLRREG
- a CDS encoding IPT/TIG domain-containing protein encodes the protein MDNLFRAHRRRWQRIGALVWVCLIVALATAPGASAAVQPLSIRQIAEQGDTGIVGTVVGLAPHWNAAHTLIVTTVTLRVEHVLKDSAGRISNQPEGVPTQYSFDIPGGEVDGLALGVSDVATFSVGDRVILFLRDTDLRTVGGFQGRFWVDRGRVYREDLAPMPLADFLRELAGVPGVRVPDALWAEAKAVDLTASAAAPVITGITPTIGHAHQDELRSSGTGCADTSTLVTINGSGFGATQGTGRVEFLQVGSQRVQGCVVSWSDSQIRVRVPGGASSGPVRVVTAGGTSNAVNFTVTYSYAGAKWPKGAYPQPMPNFYYVNPNTTDTTDELDAVLAAMNTWSSVAGADFFFRDGGTTTKSDATADGQNVISWVNRDTGSIATNYFWWYTSDPHTIIESDIVFNDLTYTWSTNGAPGTMDVQNIATHELGHSLVLLDLYGSPDTHKTMYGFAGAGETKKRSLEAEDEAAIAYVYPAAATPTPTLTPTRTPTATRTPTATATPTRTPTATRTPTATATPTRRPTNTPGPSPTWVPGAQARLWLPIIFQQWNLPPPTPTPTATRTPTMTRTATRTPTRTPALSELARDNGAAEGYNEASTSGDAVAIVLEAAPALYPIRPVSVRVMLYPVGGATSVVVKPQIYAMSGGTPGPLLAEGAPQTITTFHPNWATVDLSSAGLVLLSPQPVLVAIRYQSGTVGTTPSVTMDSSAIIPIGANFYDRGLGWEEHYAFWQYPWSVGYNMIRLVVQTNVQ
- a CDS encoding ABC transporter substrate-binding protein, with product MGTDMLRLRGPRGRIVLAWVSVAVGVALVLGLAAEAMSPPAPQAPAEAEIVFQEAPLAPPEPYEPHPQGGYIPPPVNLSHFHATWDGPAPAANLSRFDWREQGKVTSVKNQNPCGACYAFASIAAFESKLLIDNAGTWDFSENNAKECDWYAGSCGGGNYYRMASFFSQAGTVLESCDPYVPSDVPCTTGCPYQKTLLDWRIVSGNAIPDTNTLKNYIMTYGPVMTTMYAGSSNNAWQREFSAYDGSYTLYYTGSGNPNHGVLIIGWDDSLPHAGGTGAWIVKNSWGTNWGGTCGFGSERGYFTIAYGSAKIGGNSAFIYDWQNYDTNGSILYYDEAGWQGSSWGVGTTTLWGLAKFYPPTNTNVTRVEFWTTDRTTDVDVYLYGDFNGTTLSNLLAQKLNNAFNEPGYHSVALDAPVPVSAGDDVIAVVKVTNQSYTYPVASDRDGPHETGRTYISANGTSWTDLGANHSQDVAIRIRTTGQAATSPTPTPTRTATPSGGAPATGPWSGTTSRGQPMSFDVQGGGAQWANFRLKTDFVATTCGNATGTTEITLYGPGSITGGQFSGGTSTFSFTGQFSSPTAASGTYAFTNHQIIVGLPYPPYICYYYLTQSGTWSATPGSAGTATPTPTATRTPTRTPTRTPTATRTATRTPTRTPTRTATRTPTPTATRTPTRRPTNTPGPSPTWVPGAQARVWLPIAFRDWNMSAAPTATATRTPTRTPTPGQQVIRIGVAADLSGPAAYVGWPQVNAVQLAINQTNAAGGVRIGGTSYLLELVAADSACNGELAPGAANDLINAGVVAVVGHTCSAESIAAQPIYYAAGVPMISPSSSNPELTLLGYNTTFRTVPHDGTPPTLLATYLRNSAGLSRSAIVDSSPAVPWWGDSYAATFTALGGTITSRRAVNSTDEFTATLAAIQAESPDAIANLSLSGPVEAGLFSQIACDLGMTDVPVGWMSRTNDESVLTDYANTAGAAAEGDYIAMSFRRFQDMPGWQGFLDAYLAAGFPNEPDHPGVHGAIAYDTARIIISAMVRSQSTSPAVIRDFIAATSNYEGVVGTYVGFDAHGDVIPQWSWLEQYRNGAWVEVAREQPPAPTATATRTPTRTPTRTPTRTPTATPGGMPQGLHVLDNYSHYVDEIDWLHIVGEVFNNTANDFWLVDVPIAFYDGSGRLITANLGWTPLDDLPAGETTCFHALLQNPTGWVYYEFGQPDGLVMGEKWPNLTFLSHTGSVDAFGQYHLTGQVRNDHGSTVEWVQVAGTLYNAQGIVVGCESAFTDPEDLNPSQVGAFDIPFFGRNYSDAASYKLQADGDPQ